From the genome of Novosphingobium sp. P6W:
CTGCACGAGGGCGCTGTGCGCTGTGTCGTTTCCGATAACGGCGCGGGTCTTTCGGGCGATACGGCGCGGGCGGTATTCCAACCGTTCTTCACGACCAAGCCGCGTGTCGGCACCGGCCTGGGCCTGCATATCTGTCGGCGGGTGCTGGAGAAGGCTGGCGGCGTCGTTACGCTGGTGCCTGATGAAACCGAAGGCGCCCGCGTGGAGATCGAACTGCCTCTGGGCGGCTGATCTTCCGTCGCGCGGGCAAGTGCGGCGGCTGTGTTCCGTTTGATATTCAGATATCGTCGCGGCCCAGCCGGATGATGAACCGCACCGGCTGACGATTGCGCACCAGACAGCGGAAATCGCTCGCCGCGTCACGTGCGACCTGCTCCACCAGCCAAAGCGTGGCTTCATCGATGCGGTGGCTGGGCAGCGGCTTGCCGTCGCTATCCGTGCATTCCACCGTCACTACCACATGGCCCGGCGTCATCGATGCGTGCAGCAGAACGTCGCCGCGAAGCTTCTTGCCCTCGCTATCCACAAAACTCGCGAAGGCGCTGAGCAGAGCGGCTACCGCCATCATTTCGAGCGCGCCGTGCTGCACAGGCACCAGATGGTCCAGCGCATTGCCGCGCAGATGGATGGAAACGCCGTGATGGCGCATACTGGACTTTGTGGCGGCCACGGCCCGCTCCAGAGCGCTGCGTACCGTCAACTCACCATCGCCATCATGACCGTCGCGGCCGAACCAGCGGAACAGGCTGAGGATGGCAGCCGCGCCTTCGGTATGCGACGCGATCCGCTTTACCCGCTCCTGCAATTGCTGGCGGTTCTCGTCGTCGATATCAAGGCGGCCGATGATGTAATCCATGTTGGCATTGGCCATCGAGATCACGTTCAGCGGCTGGGCAAGGTCATGCAGCATGCCGCTGGTGATGCGGCCCAGCAGCAGGTCGCGCGTCACTTCCACCAGGCCGCCGTCCCCCCATGCCAGCAGTCTCGCGTCGACTACCGCAAGGTGACGGGTAATGCCGGCGCCCACGAAGGACGCGCATATCGAGGCGACGACCACTGAAATATCGGCGGCAATGCCCGGCAGGATGAAGTGCAGGCACAGAGCCACGCTGCCGAACACCATTGCGAGAAGCCAGGACCAGCGCGAAGCCTGCAGCATCGCAGGCGCCAGACGGCGGGGAAAGAGCGCTGCCGTAGCTGCGAGCAGGACGTCGGCCCAATAGGAGCTGGATTGCACCGCGTCGGGCATGAAAAACAGCCCGGCGGCCAGAAATGCGGTTACTCCCAGAGCCAGCGCCGTGCGGTGCAGCACGAAAAGGCCGCCCGCTGCAGCCGCGCTCAACACGCCGGCACCGGGGGCCCCGGCTGAGATCAGGCCAAGGATCAGCGCGCAAAGCGCGACGGCGGCCGGATACATCCGCGTGCCGTCCTGCCAGATACGTACTGGCCCGGTACGTTGAGAATAGGGAATTATGAGCCCGCACTCCCGCGTGCCGCGATCGGTGTGGGGTAATCAGGCCCGAAATTTTCGGCTGGTCTGTTCATTCCCGCGCTTCCTCTTTCTCGGCACGCCTACCGCGGCAGTCGTGCGACAAGTCACGAACGGCCCTTTGGCTCCCGATGGCGATGCGCAAAACTGGGTCGAGTCGAGGAAAAGACACTGCGAATCCAAGGAAAACCGGGTCCGATCCCACGAGGCCCGTTTTCTAACGACGTCATTGCACAAACCGCACTTCCTATTGCCGTGGTATCAGAGGCAAGTCACGAAAAGAACCGATACGACGGTGACTGACAAGGCGTGCAAGAGGCCGTGCGCCACGCCTTGGGCGGGGGTTGGATGGTGGCCGCGCAACCCGCGTCAGTGGGCGAATACTGCGTAAAAACCCGTTGCTTCGACGATGCCTTCGTATCGGCTTCTTCTCAATGACTACGAGAATCCGAGGCGCGCTATCATTCATACATCAAGACGGATCTGTCCCGGCAAGGAACGGTTCGGCGAAATTTCGGGGCGCAGGGGCAGCGTTTCCGGTTTGCGTAAGCGCAATGGCAAAGGGGAATTGCATGCGCCTGGGTTCGAAAGCGAAACTCACGATCGGAGTCGGACTTGTGGCAGCCGCCACGTTCGGTTTCCTCGGTGTTCGCGAACTTGGCAGATCATCGGCTACGAAGGCCAGTCCGGTGAGCGTGCTCGCCGGCAAGCCGGTTGAGGTTAGCGGTATAGTCCTGGCAACGACGACCCGCGCCGTGAAGATCGGCGAGACGATCACGGCCGACATGATCCGCAACACTGCCTTCGATCCGGTGAAATTTCCGGCGGCGGCAACGCCCGCCGAGGTCATCGGCCGGGTTGCGACGCGCGACATCGCCGCCAACACCCTGATCCCGCGTGAGGCGCTTCAGCAGGAAAGCAAGCTGGCGATCCGGGTACCGGTGGGGATGCGGGCGATCAGCATCGACACGACGGCGGAAATCGCCGTCGCCGGCATGGTTCGCCCCGGTGACAAGGTGGACGTGCAGGTGGTCTATCCCGGCGAGGACGCAATCAGCGGCGCGCGGGGCAATGGCCGCAGCCGCGCCAAGACCCTGCTTCAGCTGGTCTCGGTCCTGGCGGTGGGTGACTTGGTGCTGGGCACGCCGGTCAAGGAAGGGGTGGCGGACACGGTGTCCGCGCCGCCGCCTACGCCGGCCCGCACGGTCACGCTGGCGCTGTCTCCGCAGCAGGTTTCCGAACTCTCGCTCGCGAAGAGCACCGGCGCGCTGTACCTTTCGCTGCGCAATCCCGAGGACGCGCAGGAGGTAGACTCCGCGCAGATCGCCAGTTCCCCCGAACCCACACCGCGCGCCGTGGCCGCCGCGCCTGTGCCCGCCATGATGGCGGCGCAGCGTATGGCACCGCCGCCTGCCGCGCCGGCCCCGCGCCGTGCTCCTGCACCGCACGCGATCGAACTGGTCGTGGGCGGCAATCGCGAAGTCATCTATTCCGGGAGTGGTTCGCAATGAAGGTCTTGATGGCAAAAGGCCCGATCGTTGCGGGGCTCCTCGCGCTGGCCGCACCTGCGGCGCTGGCGCCGAGTGTCGCGGCCGCACAGCAACAGCGCGCGCTGCAAGTGGACGAAGCCCGCACGCTGTCCTTCTCGCGCGCTATCGGGCGCGTCGAGGTCAGCCGTGAGAATGTGATCTCGGTTTCTGCACCGTCTACCCGTTCACTGCGCATCACCGGCCTCGGTGCCGGGCAGGCCACGCTCAGCGTCTATGCGCCTGATGGGTCGCTGATCGAGGAAGGCCAGATCCAGGTCGACCCGGCGCCGCCCTCCTTCTCCAATGGCTCGGGGCCGCTGCGGGCGGGCGAGAAGGTGGTTGCGGTGGATCTTCAGTTCGCTGCGGTGTCGTCCTCCACACTCAAGGCGCTGGGCTTTAGCTTCTCCAAGCTTTCCGGCGATTTGCAGGGCGCGGTGGTTTCGCCCAGCAGCCTGAACTCGTACAGCTTCGGGGGCGGCGGATCGGGCTTGGCCGTGAACGCCTCGGCGCCGATCCAGAGCGCCTTCAACTTGTTCCTCTCGGCCCCGAACCGGGGCATCGGCGCTGTCCTGAGCGCGCTGTCGACCAATGGGCTATCGCAGCTTCTCGCTCAGCCCACGCTGTTGGTGCGTTCCGGCGCGCAGGCCGAGTTTCTGGCCGGCGGCGAGGTTCCGGTTCCGGTTCCGCAGTCCAATGGCGGCACCGGCAATTCGATCTCGATCGAGTACAAGAAGTTTGGCGTCAGCCTGAAGGTGAGGCCCTTCGTTCTATCCGAGAACAATATCGTCCTCGAAATCGAGCCCGAGGTCAGCGAACTGGATTACAGCAACGGTGTACAGCTGCAGGGCTACGTGGTGCCGGGTTTCCGCAATCGTTCCGCCAAGACCACGGTAGAACTGGGTAGCGGGCAGAGCTTCGTGATCGCCGGCCTCAACTACACCAATTCCTCGGTTACGAAGGACAAGGTCCCGTTCCTGGGCGATATCCCGGTGCTGGGTGCGTTCTTCAAGCGCCAGCAGAACCAGAAGGAACGCCAGGAGCTGATCATCGTCGCCACGCCGCGTCTGGTGGAACCGGAAGCCGTGCGGCCGGTACTGGCGGACAACATGAAGACACTCGATCCGGGTATCGGGCAAATGATCGTGGGCAATGACGGCGTGGAACAGGCGACAAAGTCCT
Proteins encoded in this window:
- a CDS encoding type II and III secretion system protein family protein; amino-acid sequence: MAKGPIVAGLLALAAPAALAPSVAAAQQQRALQVDEARTLSFSRAIGRVEVSRENVISVSAPSTRSLRITGLGAGQATLSVYAPDGSLIEEGQIQVDPAPPSFSNGSGPLRAGEKVVAVDLQFAAVSSSTLKALGFSFSKLSGDLQGAVVSPSSLNSYSFGGGGSGLAVNASAPIQSAFNLFLSAPNRGIGAVLSALSTNGLSQLLAQPTLLVRSGAQAEFLAGGEVPVPVPQSNGGTGNSISIEYKKFGVSLKVRPFVLSENNIVLEIEPEVSELDYSNGVQLQGYVVPGFRNRSAKTTVELGSGQSFVIAGLNYTNSSVTKDKVPFLGDIPVLGAFFKRQQNQKERQELIIVATPRLVEPEAVRPVLADNMKTLDPGIGQMIVGNDGVEQATKSFGVVRR
- the cpaB gene encoding Flp pilus assembly protein CpaB; translation: MRLGSKAKLTIGVGLVAAATFGFLGVRELGRSSATKASPVSVLAGKPVEVSGIVLATTTRAVKIGETITADMIRNTAFDPVKFPAAATPAEVIGRVATRDIAANTLIPREALQQESKLAIRVPVGMRAISIDTTAEIAVAGMVRPGDKVDVQVVYPGEDAISGARGNGRSRAKTLLQLVSVLAVGDLVLGTPVKEGVADTVSAPPPTPARTVTLALSPQQVSELSLAKSTGALYLSLRNPEDAQEVDSAQIASSPEPTPRAVAAAPVPAMMAAQRMAPPPAAPAPRRAPAPHAIELVVGGNREVIYSGSGSQ